In Bdellovibrionales bacterium, the following proteins share a genomic window:
- a CDS encoding cytochrome c yields the protein MFKFQVLFLLLFQILIAHSIRAERTDLELKHLLKHDCGSCHGMTLKGGLGPPLTKKTMLSRNRNEIQAVILSGRPGTAMPPWRSLVTESEANRLAEILIKGDNE from the coding sequence ATGTTCAAGTTTCAGGTGTTGTTTCTTTTGTTATTTCAGATTTTAATTGCTCACTCGATTCGCGCAGAGAGGACGGATCTCGAACTCAAACATCTTCTCAAACATGATTGCGGCTCTTGTCATGGGATGACTTTAAAGGGAGGGCTTGGTCCTCCTTTGACAAAGAAAACCATGCTAAGCCGCAACAGAAATGAAATCCAGGCAGTCATTTTGAGCGGAAGACCTGGAACCGCGATGCCACCCTGGAGGAGTCTTGTGACAGAGAGCGAAGCGAACCGTCTGGCCGAAATTCTCATCAAAGGAGATAATGAATGA
- a CDS encoding protein nirF has protein sequence MRSHIIECLFVSLLFSSCATLRGTGDLGVVVEREAGSVQIVETTERTKLGLIGGLGDLSHASVVFSRDGRFAYVFGRDGGLTKIDLLKTKIVKRILQSGNSIGGAISQDGRYVAVSNYEPGGVKIFRSDDLRLVAEIEARNDEGKLSKVVGLVDAPDNQFVFSLFEAGEIWVAKMTDGGAPEVHKFKDAGREPYDGFVTPEGRYYLAGLFGEDGISMVDLWDKSKGVKRILPKYGKGEQKLPVFKMPHFEAWAVSGNLAFVPGVGHHEVVVVDTTRWTEKKRIPLSGQPVFAMVSPDGRKVWVNFALPDNGKVQIIDVSTLSVVETLNPGKAVLHMEFTPKGEQVWISVRDENRIDVYSTDKVKKLKSLTVDKPSGIFFSSRANRIGL, from the coding sequence ATGAGAAGTCATATTATCGAATGTCTTTTTGTAAGTTTGCTTTTTTCTTCATGTGCGACACTCAGGGGAACTGGTGATCTCGGCGTCGTTGTTGAACGAGAAGCCGGATCTGTCCAAATCGTTGAAACAACCGAAAGGACAAAACTTGGATTGATTGGAGGACTTGGAGACTTGTCGCACGCTTCGGTGGTCTTTTCCCGAGATGGTCGTTTTGCCTACGTGTTTGGGCGCGATGGGGGACTCACAAAAATTGATCTGCTAAAGACGAAAATAGTGAAGAGGATCCTTCAGTCGGGAAATTCTATCGGTGGAGCCATCTCTCAGGATGGCCGTTACGTTGCGGTGTCCAATTACGAACCTGGCGGCGTAAAGATCTTTCGAAGTGATGATCTGAGATTGGTTGCTGAAATTGAGGCGCGAAATGACGAAGGTAAATTGTCCAAGGTCGTCGGGCTTGTCGATGCACCAGACAATCAATTTGTATTTTCGCTCTTTGAGGCGGGTGAAATCTGGGTCGCTAAAATGACCGATGGAGGCGCTCCTGAGGTCCACAAATTTAAAGATGCCGGGAGAGAGCCGTACGATGGATTTGTAACCCCAGAGGGGCGGTATTATTTGGCCGGCCTTTTTGGCGAAGACGGAATCTCAATGGTGGATCTTTGGGATAAATCAAAAGGTGTAAAGAGGATTTTGCCAAAATACGGAAAAGGGGAGCAAAAGTTACCAGTTTTTAAGATGCCCCATTTTGAAGCATGGGCTGTTTCAGGCAATTTGGCTTTTGTGCCTGGAGTCGGGCACCACGAGGTGGTTGTTGTTGATACCACCAGATGGACAGAAAAGAAGAGAATTCCTCTGAGTGGACAGCCTGTCTTTGCGATGGTCAGTCCCGACGGAAGAAAAGTCTGGGTAAATTTTGCGTTGCCAGACAACGGTAAAGTTCAGATTATTGATGTCTCTACTTTATCAGTTGTTGAAACTCTAAATCCGGGCAAGGCAGTTTTGCACATGGAGTTTACTCCGAAGGGTGAGCAGGTTTGGATTTCTGTGCGTGACGAGAATCGAATTGATGTCTATTCGACTGACAAAGTGAAGAAGCTCAAGTCGCTGACGGTGGATAAGCCGAGCGGCATATTTTTTAGTTCTCGAGCTAATAGGATTGGCCTGTGA
- a CDS encoding c-type cytochrome translates to MIKKLFSTFHFASLFGFVCWFGLICLSSTSCQSTRVIEPEEAKETKDAVGSPNFLLARGNYVQHCASCHGENRYGISGPALIPEGLNRLKKPEAITAILEGRRATQMPGFSRLLSQEQIKDLVDYIYSPATDEVRWSEASIKASTRSLVPASELKESPQFKADPWNLFFVVTHGDHMLSVLDGDRLEILGSFQMRPGLHGGIKYSSNGRYAYVASRDGWVTKIDVYNLKPVMEARVGINLRNIAISDDGKYLMAGNQLPNTLVLLRTSDFSIIKTWNVADRQATPSRVSAVYAAKPRQSFVIALRDASEVWEINYSEDPPAVHEGLVHDFRTDSGELEQKREMFPLRRIPVDRAIEDFFFNPDYSYLIGTSRDGGKAQILNLIVGRTIKTIDIEGMPHLGSGIAWARNKTIVMAAPNLKAGEISIIDTKTWQVLKKIQTGGAGFFLRSHEKTKYAWADAFLSEKRDEIYLINKNNLKVEKILKPIPGKTAAHVEFTKDGRTALVSIWDDEGYLIAFDSKTLKEIKRIPMKKPSGKYNVFNKTHLSLGTSH, encoded by the coding sequence GTGATAAAGAAACTGTTTTCCACTTTTCATTTTGCCTCTTTATTTGGTTTTGTTTGTTGGTTTGGATTGATTTGTTTGTCTTCGACAAGTTGTCAATCAACGAGAGTTATCGAACCCGAAGAAGCGAAAGAGACAAAAGATGCTGTCGGATCGCCAAATTTCCTGTTGGCTCGTGGGAACTATGTCCAGCATTGCGCCTCTTGCCATGGCGAGAATCGATACGGAATTTCCGGACCCGCTTTGATTCCAGAAGGGCTTAATCGACTTAAAAAGCCCGAGGCCATTACAGCTATTTTGGAGGGACGAAGAGCTACGCAGATGCCTGGCTTTTCTCGATTGTTGTCGCAGGAGCAAATCAAAGATCTGGTTGACTACATTTATAGTCCAGCAACTGATGAAGTGCGCTGGAGTGAAGCATCAATTAAGGCTTCAACCCGCTCTCTCGTTCCCGCTTCGGAATTAAAGGAGAGTCCTCAATTCAAAGCTGATCCTTGGAATCTCTTTTTTGTAGTGACTCATGGTGATCACATGCTGAGTGTGCTGGATGGCGATCGACTGGAAATCCTTGGTTCCTTTCAAATGCGCCCGGGACTTCATGGAGGCATCAAATATTCATCAAACGGACGTTATGCCTATGTGGCTTCACGGGATGGTTGGGTCACAAAGATAGATGTTTATAATTTAAAACCAGTGATGGAAGCGCGGGTTGGAATCAATCTTCGAAATATTGCTATCTCAGATGATGGCAAATACCTGATGGCGGGAAATCAATTGCCAAACACGCTGGTTCTCCTCAGGACATCAGATTTCAGTATCATCAAAACTTGGAACGTAGCAGATCGGCAAGCCACTCCCTCACGCGTGAGCGCCGTCTATGCGGCTAAGCCTCGCCAAAGTTTTGTCATCGCGTTGAGAGATGCCAGTGAGGTTTGGGAAATCAATTATTCCGAAGATCCCCCCGCCGTCCATGAGGGCTTGGTCCACGATTTTCGAACAGATTCAGGTGAACTGGAACAGAAAAGAGAGATGTTCCCACTTCGAAGAATCCCTGTTGACAGGGCCATTGAAGATTTCTTTTTCAACCCAGACTACAGTTATTTGATTGGAACATCTCGAGATGGAGGGAAGGCCCAAATCCTTAATTTGATTGTTGGACGAACCATTAAAACCATCGATATTGAGGGGATGCCCCATCTTGGATCGGGCATAGCCTGGGCCCGCAATAAGACGATTGTCATGGCGGCGCCAAATTTGAAGGCTGGTGAGATCAGCATAATTGACACCAAAACCTGGCAGGTTTTAAAGAAAATTCAAACGGGTGGAGCTGGTTTCTTTCTTCGAAGTCATGAGAAAACAAAGTATGCCTGGGCCGATGCATTTTTGAGCGAGAAGAGAGATGAAATTTATCTCATAAATAAGAACAATCTCAAAGTGGAGAAAATTTTAAAACCCATTCCGGGAAAAACCGCAGCACATGTTGAGTTCACAAAAGATGGTCGCACGGCACTTGTCAGTATCTGGGATGATGAAGGTTATTTGATTGCCTTCGATTCTAAAACGCTCAAAGAGATTAAGCGTATTCCAATGAAGAAACCGTCAGGCAAGTACAATGTCTTCAATAAGACTCATTTGTCGTTGGGGACAAGTCATTGA